In the Flavisolibacter tropicus genome, one interval contains:
- a CDS encoding gliding motility-associated C-terminal domain-containing protein, which translates to MKITSLLVLLVSTYASFAQTLSNKGREFYVGYGHHQFMEMQTTAVPKNGQEMVLYFSTEGRDAHVTVSVNGTAYSEPYTVPANSVIQSKPIPKGLPSSSYDFRLYTRPPTYGGTFSEGLFTKHGIHIESDVPIIVYAHIYGNQASGSTMLMPVDTWGYSYVSMNTRQIYNTNGARDCFSWVYVIAKENNTRVRIIPLAATRGGQAANVPIDVDLQKGEIYQLLGASITDDEAYDLTGTTVTSIANSQGKCYPIAVFSGSSRTAISCNDDKNGGDNLIQQLFPSQAWGKHYLTAPTSVDASAQTNNINVYRIIVKDPRTIVKKNGMRLFGLRGFYYEYQSDQADYIEADQPIQVAQYIPTAGYCSSTGNGDPELMLISPMEQAIKQTGFYRNTQEKIDVNYLTLIIPTNGLKTLTIDGVTNAYSYSYPHPNLAGYTVVVKRWRAEQKQCVVQSDSAFTGITYGIGVAETYGYNVGTMINNLSGMPFLRNLFNPNPGANLFTCLNTPVQLSVLLRYQPTRLQWKLSALKDTITPAIDVDTPPVLAGMETVNGNSYYKYTLPQTYMFTIPGIHKITVLATHASVENCTNTEEIPYVVEVREALKTDFDINYTNCQPSANVQFKGQQKFMDSTSIYSWKWTLADTKDTIRTSGKDVTQNFNAGAYTARLTAISSEGCVADTTKPFALSTKPVTPLFDWTALPCEGEKVTFTDKTTEAGVAKWFWDFGNKDTSTTNTYAPKQKLFTSYGEYTVKHVTQFPNGCSSDTAQQIITIYAKPTLTIQYPGSCLKDGVVQFKSLSAAADGQAMNPAGYRWDFGDSEASASNSNTSTLADPSHRFGANTYTISYSASTVNGCKKDTILKTTFNIQPQLTYAALPNICETVTGTLSVANAAITNGVGGLGIYKGKATDATGHFTPSIAGPGKHTIWYIYTSTGGCSDSISQTLTVYPKPLIDAGASFVVPMGETIRFQAQATDSLKLSYQWSPVIGLSDPRILQPSLVVVQDQQYVLTATNEYDCQASDFLRVKILRQLKVPNVFSPNGDGINDRWEIVNLADYSGATVQVFNRYGQLVFSSIGYTTPWDGRQNGKPLPIGTYYYVIDCKDGSAPVSGAVTILK; encoded by the coding sequence ATGAAAATAACATCGTTGCTGGTGTTATTGGTAAGCACCTATGCCTCTTTTGCTCAAACGCTTTCCAATAAAGGAAGGGAGTTTTATGTAGGCTATGGACATCACCAATTCATGGAAATGCAAACGACTGCCGTTCCTAAGAACGGCCAGGAAATGGTGCTTTACTTTAGTACAGAAGGCCGTGATGCGCACGTTACCGTATCCGTAAATGGAACGGCTTACAGCGAGCCCTACACGGTGCCCGCTAACTCCGTTATCCAAAGCAAGCCAATCCCTAAGGGACTGCCTTCATCTTCATATGACTTTCGCTTATACACACGACCTCCTACTTATGGAGGTACTTTCTCTGAAGGCCTTTTTACAAAACATGGTATTCATATAGAAAGTGATGTGCCTATTATAGTATATGCCCATATTTATGGAAATCAGGCTTCAGGATCTACTATGTTAATGCCAGTTGATACCTGGGGCTATTCTTATGTATCTATGAATACCAGGCAGATCTATAATACCAATGGCGCAAGGGATTGCTTTTCGTGGGTGTATGTGATAGCTAAAGAAAATAATACGCGGGTACGTATTATTCCATTGGCAGCAACAAGAGGTGGACAGGCAGCCAATGTGCCTATAGATGTAGATCTTCAAAAAGGAGAGATCTACCAGTTGCTGGGAGCATCTATTACAGATGATGAAGCCTACGATCTTACCGGAACTACCGTTACTTCCATTGCCAATAGCCAGGGCAAATGTTACCCGATCGCTGTTTTCTCGGGCAGTAGTCGTACGGCCATTTCCTGCAATGATGATAAAAATGGTGGTGATAATTTGATTCAGCAGCTATTCCCCTCACAAGCCTGGGGAAAACATTATCTAACAGCACCGACATCCGTTGATGCATCGGCCCAAACCAATAATATCAATGTCTATCGGATCATTGTAAAAGATCCCAGGACCATTGTAAAAAAGAATGGTATGCGATTGTTTGGCCTTCGGGGGTTTTACTACGAGTACCAGAGCGACCAGGCAGATTATATAGAGGCGGACCAGCCCATACAGGTGGCACAATATATTCCAACGGCCGGTTATTGCTCTTCAACAGGTAATGGTGATCCTGAACTGATGCTGATCAGCCCTATGGAGCAAGCGATCAAGCAGACAGGGTTTTATAGAAACACACAAGAAAAGATCGATGTCAACTATCTAACGTTAATCATTCCAACGAATGGACTGAAGACGCTAACCATAGATGGCGTAACCAATGCCTATAGCTATTCCTACCCGCATCCCAATCTAGCAGGCTACACCGTAGTGGTAAAGCGGTGGCGGGCCGAACAAAAGCAATGTGTAGTTCAAAGTGATTCTGCCTTTACGGGGATCACCTATGGAATAGGAGTAGCAGAAACCTATGGATATAATGTGGGCACCATGATCAATAACCTGAGTGGAATGCCTTTTTTACGAAATCTGTTCAATCCCAATCCGGGTGCCAACCTGTTTACCTGTTTAAATACACCGGTACAGTTATCTGTATTACTGCGCTATCAGCCCACTCGTTTGCAATGGAAATTGAGTGCGCTTAAAGATACCATAACACCAGCGATTGATGTAGATACGCCTCCGGTATTAGCAGGTATGGAAACCGTAAACGGCAACAGCTATTATAAATACACACTTCCTCAAACCTATATGTTTACGATACCTGGCATTCATAAAATAACAGTACTAGCCACACATGCCAGTGTAGAAAACTGTACCAATACAGAGGAGATACCCTATGTAGTCGAAGTTAGAGAGGCGTTGAAGACGGATTTTGATATTAACTATACAAATTGTCAACCGTCGGCCAACGTTCAATTTAAAGGTCAGCAAAAATTCATGGACAGTACCTCCATTTATAGTTGGAAGTGGACACTGGCCGATACAAAAGATACAATTAGAACAAGTGGCAAAGATGTAACACAAAACTTCAATGCCGGTGCTTATACGGCCCGTTTAACAGCTATTTCAAGCGAAGGCTGTGTGGCAGATACCACTAAACCCTTTGCCCTTTCTACAAAACCGGTAACACCCTTATTTGATTGGACCGCTTTGCCTTGTGAAGGGGAGAAAGTGACTTTCACAGATAAAACAACAGAAGCGGGTGTTGCAAAATGGTTTTGGGATTTTGGCAATAAGGACACGAGTACGACGAACACATATGCACCAAAGCAAAAGCTGTTTACCAGCTATGGTGAGTATACCGTAAAGCACGTGACCCAATTTCCAAACGGGTGCAGCAGTGATACGGCGCAACAAATCATTACCATTTATGCTAAACCTACACTTACCATTCAATACCCAGGTTCCTGCTTAAAAGATGGTGTGGTACAATTTAAGAGTTTGAGTGCAGCTGCTGACGGACAGGCGATGAACCCTGCTGGCTATAGGTGGGATTTTGGCGATAGTGAGGCCAGTGCTAGTAATTCGAATACATCAACACTAGCAGACCCCTCGCATCGATTTGGTGCCAACACCTATACCATCAGTTACAGTGCAAGTACAGTGAACGGTTGTAAAAAAGATACAATTCTTAAAACAACATTCAATATTCAACCCCAGTTAACCTATGCTGCTTTACCCAATATCTGTGAAACGGTGACAGGAACATTGTCTGTAGCCAATGCAGCTATAACCAATGGGGTAGGTGGTCTTGGTATTTATAAAGGCAAGGCTACTGACGCAACAGGCCATTTCACTCCTTCAATAGCCGGACCGGGTAAACATACCATCTGGTATATATATACGTCAACGGGTGGCTGTAGTGATTCTATTTCTCAAACCTTGACCGTTTATCCAAAACCTCTTATTGATGCCGGTGCTTCGTTTGTAGTGCCCATGGGTGAGACCATTCGCTTTCAGGCGCAGGCAACTGATTCTCTCAAGCTTTCCTATCAATGGTCACCAGTAATAGGACTAAGTGATCCCCGGATCTTACAACCTTCATTAGTAGTAGTGCAAGATCAACAATATGTATTGACCGCAACCAATGAATATGATTGCCAGGCCAGTGATTTCTTACGTGTGAAGATATTGAGACAGCTAAAGGTTCCTAATGTGTTCTCGCCAAACGGCGATGGTATCAATGATCGTTGGGAGATCGTGAACCTGGCGGATTACTCGGGAGCAACAGTGCAGGTTTTTAATCGATATGGGCAATTGGTGTTTTCTTCAATAGGTTATACAACGCCATGGGATGGTAGGCAAAACGGTAAACCGTTACCAATAGGTACTTATTATTATGTTATTGATTGCAAAGACGGTAGTGCACCTGTGAGTGGGGCGGTGACTATTTTGAAGTAG
- a CDS encoding OmpA family protein, translating to MKKILFTALVVFSCEAMHAQYSYDYLKAADSYYKKGDYYSATQYYEKWLEANKNKITQASYNPYTSQANASASKKKGGALSSQEQVIYHLAESYRLLHFPGKAEAYYQQALSFDKTQYPLAGYYYGLTLKALQKYGEAERAFSAFLDGYTQADEYSQAAKREVESLRYIASELKKKDLHLYAIDKANGLNAKGANYAPVWLGNTLLFTSTRIDSNKGKDQSYINRVYEATYNDNALAGISKTNLPQGSDMHQGVISLTPNGNTMFLTRWTINHGKKTAALYSSTKTNTGWSEPALVGGDINAEGFSSQQPFVTPDGKQLYYSSDKAGGQGGFDIWVADLDANGQTTNSRNLGGSINSTGDDQAPFYHAASKTLVFSSNGRVGMGGYDFFYSKGTVGNWATPKNFGYPVNSVKDDIYFVSRGSAKNILEDAILSSDRASECCLELFALNKQRPLKQVSGVVLNCENQQPLAGINVQVIDPSNNAVVTTQTTGADGRYTFKLEDYKNLKAVATSEGYISNTLAISTPNDEEAESLTTPALCLNPVPKAIVLENVYYDYNKASLKPASYPSLDQLVDMLVKNPAMVIEIGAHTDNKGTDTYNQKLSEARAQSVVAYLVKKGIEQSRLQAKGYGATQPIAPNTNEDGTDNAEGRQKNRRTEFKVLNN from the coding sequence ATGAAGAAAATATTATTTACGGCGCTTGTTGTGTTCAGTTGTGAAGCCATGCACGCGCAGTATAGTTATGACTACCTGAAAGCTGCTGATAGTTACTATAAAAAAGGCGATTATTATTCCGCTACTCAATACTATGAAAAATGGCTGGAGGCGAACAAGAATAAGATCACTCAAGCCTCTTATAATCCATATACTTCACAAGCCAATGCGTCTGCCTCTAAAAAGAAGGGTGGTGCATTAAGCAGCCAGGAACAGGTGATCTATCACCTGGCAGAGAGCTATCGCTTACTGCATTTCCCTGGCAAGGCGGAAGCCTATTACCAGCAGGCGTTGAGTTTTGATAAGACGCAGTATCCGCTGGCGGGTTATTACTATGGTCTGACCTTGAAAGCCCTTCAAAAGTACGGAGAAGCTGAGCGTGCCTTTAGCGCGTTCCTGGATGGTTATACCCAGGCGGATGAATACAGCCAGGCCGCTAAAAGAGAAGTGGAAAGCCTGCGTTATATCGCCAGCGAGTTAAAGAAAAAGGATTTACACCTGTATGCTATCGATAAGGCCAATGGCTTAAACGCAAAAGGTGCCAACTATGCCCCTGTTTGGTTGGGTAATACGTTGTTGTTTACCTCTACTCGTATTGATAGTAATAAAGGAAAAGACCAGTCGTATATCAACCGTGTGTATGAGGCAACGTATAATGATAATGCTTTGGCGGGCATAAGCAAAACCAATTTGCCACAGGGCTCCGATATGCACCAAGGGGTGATCAGCCTGACGCCCAATGGCAACACGATGTTTTTAACGCGCTGGACCATCAACCACGGTAAGAAGACCGCGGCTCTTTACAGCAGCACTAAAACCAATACCGGCTGGAGCGAACCTGCTTTAGTAGGCGGTGATATCAATGCTGAAGGCTTCAGTTCACAGCAGCCTTTTGTAACACCGGATGGTAAACAACTTTATTATTCTAGTGATAAAGCGGGTGGTCAAGGCGGATTTGACATTTGGGTAGCAGACCTGGATGCCAATGGACAAACAACCAACTCTCGCAACTTAGGTGGCAGCATCAACTCTACTGGTGATGATCAGGCACCTTTCTACCATGCCGCCTCCAAGACCTTAGTATTCTCCAGCAATGGAAGAGTAGGCATGGGTGGTTATGACTTCTTTTATAGCAAGGGTACAGTTGGTAACTGGGCTACGCCTAAAAACTTTGGCTATCCTGTAAACTCTGTTAAAGACGATATCTATTTTGTAAGCCGTGGCAGCGCCAAAAACATTTTGGAAGATGCTATTTTAAGTTCTGACCGCGCCTCTGAGTGCTGCCTGGAACTGTTTGCTCTAAACAAGCAACGTCCGTTAAAGCAGGTGAGTGGGGTGGTGCTGAACTGCGAAAACCAACAACCTTTGGCTGGTATCAATGTACAAGTAATAGACCCATCTAACAATGCGGTGGTAACTACCCAAACTACAGGTGCAGATGGCCGTTATACTTTTAAATTGGAAGATTATAAGAACCTGAAAGCGGTTGCAACATCTGAAGGTTATATCTCTAATACATTAGCTATTTCCACACCAAACGATGAGGAAGCTGAAAGTCTTACTACGCCTGCCCTGTGTTTGAATCCTGTTCCTAAGGCGATCGTATTGGAGAATGTATACTACGATTACAACAAGGCCAGCCTGAAGCCAGCGTCTTATCCTTCATTGGATCAACTGGTTGACATGTTAGTGAAGAATCCAGCCATGGTGATCGAGATCGGCGCCCATACCGATAACAAGGGTACTGATACCTACAACCAAAAACTCTCTGAAGCTCGTGCTCAAAGCGTAGTGGCTTATTTAGTGAAAAAAGGTATTGAACAATCTCGCTTGCAGGCCAAAGGTTATGGTGCTACGCAACCAATTGCACCAAACACTAATGAAGATGGCACTGATAATGCAGAAGGCCGTCAGAAAAACCGTAGAACAGAATTTAAAGTGTTGAATAATTAA
- a CDS encoding type IX secretion system membrane protein PorP/SprF, which translates to MRKIAFGLLGILFCHLAQGQQKPHYTQYILNQYVLNPALTGIENYTDVKIGHRRQWEGIEDAPVTTYFTIHTPIHKSDYRTTATSYQVPGENPRGQRYWENYTAAEPHHGVGFQVINDQTGPLNYLSAYATYAYHLGLSPRTSLSAGFGLGATSLTLNTSKLQFATPGDPVANSRGNVTRIKPDLNAGLYLYSADYFIGISAQQLIPSTVSFSDRGTTPGGQLVPHFFASAGYRFLVGEDFNLIPSVLVKYVNPTPPQVDVNFKLQYHDLLWVGGSYRSQDGFAGMLGLNVSNTFNIGYSYDYTTSRLNQFSKGNHEIVLGFLIGNKYDDSCPRNIW; encoded by the coding sequence ATGAGAAAGATTGCGTTCGGGCTGCTGGGCATACTATTCTGCCACCTGGCTCAGGGACAACAAAAACCACATTACACACAATACATTTTAAACCAGTATGTTTTAAACCCGGCACTTACGGGGATTGAAAACTATACTGATGTAAAGATTGGCCACCGCCGCCAGTGGGAGGGCATTGAAGATGCTCCCGTAACTACCTATTTTACCATTCACACACCCATCCATAAATCGGACTATCGCACTACCGCCACCTCTTACCAGGTGCCTGGTGAAAACCCACGCGGCCAGCGTTATTGGGAAAATTATACGGCAGCCGAACCCCATCATGGTGTAGGCTTTCAGGTAATAAACGACCAGACCGGCCCTTTAAATTATTTATCGGCATACGCTACGTATGCTTATCACCTGGGTCTAAGCCCCAGAACGAGCCTCTCTGCCGGTTTTGGACTAGGTGCCACCAGCCTGACCTTAAATACCTCGAAACTACAGTTTGCTACACCGGGTGATCCGGTAGCTAACAGCAGGGGTAATGTTACCCGGATAAAACCGGATTTGAATGCAGGTCTTTACCTGTATTCGGCTGACTATTTTATTGGCATTTCCGCCCAACAGTTAATTCCGTCCACCGTGTCGTTTTCTGATAGAGGCACTACTCCGGGAGGACAATTGGTACCGCATTTCTTTGCCTCAGCCGGTTACCGGTTTTTAGTGGGCGAGGATTTTAACCTGATACCATCCGTATTAGTAAAATATGTGAATCCCACACCACCGCAAGTGGATGTAAACTTCAAGCTGCAGTACCATGACCTGCTGTGGGTAGGCGGGTCCTATCGCTCCCAGGATGGTTTTGCCGGTATGCTGGGCTTGAATGTCTCCAATACATTTAATATCGGATACTCGTATGACTATACTACTTCAAGACTTAACCAGTTTAGTAAAGGCAATCACGAGATTGTGCTGGGCTTTTTAATCGGAAATAAATATGATGATTCCTGTCCAAGGAACATCTGGTAA
- a CDS encoding IS110 family transposase: MRKIVKQVAGIDVAAKELVVTLGRMYDDWTPEIYASKSFANNQKGFLSLVLWVKKLTGAVEAVRYVMEATGVYHEALAYFLEAQGHPLTIVLPSKISNYFKTLDVKSVTDTTAAEAIARFGLERKLDNWKKPNAVFKKLRQLTRERDQVVEARTVAKNQLHAEAAEAEPGPNTVARLKKQIAFFTKQEKEIKEEIRALVKADPQVSQAVDIMSTLPGVGSLTAAIVLAETNGFELVRNKRQLSSYAGLDVKEKQSGTSVKGKPRISKKGNKQLRKAMHLPALAAIRHAPRFKAVYARLVARHGIKMKAAVAVQRKLLEIMYVMYKTKTPYQKEYVPKIAEENQAAA; the protein is encoded by the coding sequence ATGAGAAAAATTGTAAAGCAGGTAGCGGGCATTGATGTCGCTGCCAAAGAGCTGGTTGTAACCCTGGGACGGATGTATGATGACTGGACGCCCGAGATCTATGCCAGCAAGTCCTTTGCCAACAATCAAAAAGGCTTTCTAAGCCTGGTTTTGTGGGTAAAGAAGCTGACCGGTGCGGTTGAAGCCGTGCGTTATGTCATGGAGGCGACCGGGGTCTATCATGAGGCGCTGGCTTATTTTCTGGAGGCCCAGGGTCACCCGCTCACCATTGTGTTACCCAGCAAGATCAGCAACTATTTTAAAACACTTGACGTCAAATCGGTTACCGATACCACCGCCGCCGAAGCCATTGCCCGGTTTGGATTGGAACGGAAACTCGATAACTGGAAAAAGCCCAACGCCGTGTTCAAAAAGCTCCGGCAGTTAACCCGTGAGCGCGATCAGGTTGTTGAGGCCCGCACCGTGGCCAAGAATCAACTGCATGCCGAGGCCGCTGAAGCGGAACCTGGCCCAAACACAGTGGCCCGGTTGAAAAAACAAATTGCCTTTTTCACTAAGCAGGAAAAAGAAATCAAAGAAGAGATCAGGGCCCTGGTAAAAGCCGACCCACAGGTCAGCCAGGCTGTTGACATCATGAGCACCCTGCCCGGCGTGGGTTCCTTAACCGCCGCCATTGTGCTGGCCGAGACCAATGGTTTTGAACTGGTCCGCAATAAACGGCAATTAAGCAGCTACGCCGGCCTGGATGTAAAAGAAAAGCAATCGGGCACTTCCGTCAAAGGCAAGCCCCGGATCTCCAAAAAGGGAAACAAGCAATTGCGAAAAGCCATGCACCTGCCGGCACTGGCGGCCATACGCCACGCCCCACGATTTAAAGCCGTCTATGCCAGGCTGGTCGCAAGGCATGGCATAAAAATGAAGGCAGCCGTAGCGGTACAAAGAAAACTGTTAGAGATCATGTATGTGATGTATAAAACCAAGACGCCTTACCAGAAAGAGTATGTACCCAAAATAGCCGAAGAAAATCAGGCGGCCGCCTAA
- a CDS encoding PorP/SprF family type IX secretion system membrane protein: MRKSIKVLGLLLLSGLAGKQMQAQTDPHFSQYYMYPSWLNPALTGAFDGDYRVTGLYRSQWGGVSPFVTPGLSVDVNTNKNINLGASILRQTVKDAGYTYTTAYGNVAYTGVKWGKMDQHRLTFGLQAGVIDRRFDVSKLSFGDQWNPTTGYVPGTASGEALSRTSSSSLDVGAGVLYFDATPGKKANFYGGFSVSHLTRPEDRFSASGDARMPMRYTVHSGIRIQLSDVVSLTPNALYMKQGTAEEKMLGAYAQLKAAPGTDLLLGANYRFQDAISPYVGFTYKNMLLGASYDVNSSDLGKMTKGGNSFEISLSITGRKRAKTEEVDFVCPRL, from the coding sequence ATGAGAAAGAGCATTAAAGTTCTCGGTTTACTACTACTGTCTGGCCTTGCAGGAAAACAAATGCAGGCGCAGACCGATCCGCATTTTTCCCAGTACTATATGTACCCTTCCTGGCTGAACCCGGCATTGACGGGTGCATTTGATGGCGACTACCGTGTAACTGGTTTGTATCGTTCTCAATGGGGTGGTGTGAGCCCTTTTGTAACACCGGGTCTTTCTGTGGATGTAAATACAAATAAAAATATAAACCTGGGAGCTAGCATTCTCCGTCAGACTGTAAAAGATGCCGGTTATACTTACACTACTGCGTATGGCAACGTTGCCTACACGGGTGTAAAGTGGGGCAAAATGGATCAGCATCGTTTAACCTTTGGCTTACAGGCTGGCGTGATCGATCGTCGTTTTGATGTGTCTAAATTAAGTTTCGGTGACCAGTGGAATCCAACAACCGGTTATGTACCGGGTACAGCCTCTGGAGAAGCTCTAAGCCGTACGTCCTCTTCTTCGCTTGATGTAGGGGCTGGTGTATTATACTTTGATGCTACGCCGGGTAAGAAAGCCAACTTCTATGGCGGCTTTTCTGTATCGCATTTAACGCGTCCGGAAGACCGCTTTAGTGCCAGTGGTGATGCTAGAATGCCAATGCGTTATACCGTACACAGTGGTATAAGAATTCAACTTTCAGATGTGGTATCACTTACACCTAATGCGTTATATATGAAGCAGGGAACTGCCGAAGAAAAAATGCTGGGTGCTTATGCACAGTTAAAAGCGGCTCCAGGAACTGATTTATTATTAGGTGCCAACTACCGCTTTCAAGATGCGATTTCGCCGTATGTAGGCTTTACTTATAAGAACATGCTGTTGGGTGCCAGCTATGATGTTAACAGCTCTGACCTGGGTAAAATGACCAAGGGTGGCAACAGCTTTGAGATCTCTTTATCTATCACTGGCCGCAAGCGTGCCAAAACAGAAGAAGTAGATTTTGTGTGTCCACGATTATAA